A single genomic interval of Hemibagrus wyckioides isolate EC202008001 linkage group LG13, SWU_Hwy_1.0, whole genome shotgun sequence harbors:
- the rangap1b gene encoding ran GTPase-activating protein 1b translates to MASADIDQLTEALAKTHVGEELSYKGQGLKLNDTQSVEKIVREIEQFQGLKALRLEGNTVGVEAAQAISKALESKKDLQRCYWSDMFTGRLRSEIPSALKSLGSALMMSGAKLTELDLSDNAFGPDGVKGIEALLKSSVCYTLQELKLNNCGMGIGGGKILASALIECYKQSSAAGSPLKLKVFIAGRNRLENHGATALSQAFKLIGSLEEIHMPQNGINHPGITALATAVQHNPNLRVLNLNDNTFTKRGAVAMAQALRHLCSVQVINFGDCLVRSEGAIAIAAALRGLPVLKELNLSFGEISEAAALVVTRAVRDKADLEKLELNGNCLGEDGCEALKEAMENMGMGDVLGSLSDDEGEDEEDEGDEEDEGDEEDEGDEEDEGDEEDEDEDTEEMEENEKNCINGLKDECNVEESPAKVPLGSADFLSFLQTPTSEKLLDLGAKRVQLFEQQVDFSDATKIADLFLQLSSVYKEDAEVKQAVLEISDALLKKALSSLQFQTYSFTTSLLLKLGLLKGEKKAKKVCVLPGHLLTLKHCVEQDYFPVDQANVLEVFVSRNGKVLASCPNARDDLKATLEKRISA, encoded by the exons ATGGCTTCTGCAGACATTGATCAGCTTACAGAGGCTCTGGCCAAGACTCATGTTGGGGAAGAGCTCAGCTACAAGGGTCAGGGACTGAAGCTGAATGATACACAGTCAG TGGAAAAGATCGTGCGGGAGATAGAACAGTTCCAGGGGCTGAAGGCTTTGCGGCTTGAAGGAAATACCGTTGGCGTTGAAGCAGCACAGGCCATCTCGAAGGCTCTTGAGTCCAAAAAAGATCTGCAG cGATGCTACTGGAGTGACATGTTTACAGGTCGCCTTCGCTCTGAAATTCCATCTGCCTTG AAATCATTGGGCAGTGCTTTAATGATGTCAGGGGCCAAGCTTACTGAACTGGACCTGAGTGACAACGCGTTTGGACCTGATGGTGTGAAGGGCATTGAGGCCCTCCTCAAGAGCTCTGTGTGCTACACTCTACAGGAACTCAAGCTGAATAATTGTGGCATGGGCATTGGAGGAGGAAAA ATATTGGCCTCTGCATTGATTGAGTGCTACAAGCAGTCAAGCGCTGCAGGCTCACCTCTAAAGCTAAAAGTCTTCATAGCAGGAAGGAATCGACTTGAGAATCATGGTGCCACTGCACTGTCTCAAGCATTTAAG TTGATTGGAAGCCTTGAAGAGATTCACATGCCACAGAATGGGATCAACCATCCAGGCATCACAGCTCTGGCCACTGCAGTGCAACACAACCCCAATCTGCGTGTGCTTAACCTCAATGACAATACCTTTACCAAGAGAGGTGCAGTAGCCATGGCCCAG GCCCTCAGGCACTTGTGCAGTGTACAGGTCATTAATTTTGGAGACTGTCTGGTGCGCTCTGAAGGTGCCATTGCCATTGCAGCAGCACTAAGAGGACTACCTGTTCTTAAG GAGCTGAATCTGTCGTTTGGAGAGATTTCTGAAGCTGCAGCTCTGGTTGTTACCCGGGCTGTACGGGACAAAGCTGATCTGGAGAAACTAGAGCTCAATG GAAACTGCTTGGGGGAAGATGGCTGTGAGGCTCTCAAAGAGGCCATGGAAAATATGGGGATGGGGGATGTGCTTGGCTCGCTCAG CGATGATGAAGGggaagatgaggaagatgaaggcGACGAGGAAGATGAAGGCGACGAGGAAGATGAAGGCGACGAGGAGGATGAAGGCGACGAGGAAGATGAAGACGAGGATACAGAGGAAATGGAGGAAAATGAGAAGAACTGTATCAATGGGCTAAAAGATGAATGTAATGTTGAAGAAAGCCCAGCAAAG GTGCCATTAGGCAGTGCTGATTTCTTGTCCTTCCTTCAGACCCCAACTTCTGAGAAACTGCTTGACCTTGGTGCCAAGAGAGTTCAGCTGTTTGAGCAACAa GTGGATTTTTCAGATGCTACTAAAATTGCAGACCTTTTCCTTCAGCTGTCTTCTGTGTATAAAGAAGACGCAGAAGTGAAGCAAGCTGTTCTTGAGATTTCTG ATGCCCTGTTGAAGAAGGCACTTTCCAGCCTTCAGTTTCAGACCTACAGTTTTACCACTTCACTGCTGTTGAAATTGGGGCTTTTAAAG GGTGAAAAGAAAGCCAAGAAAGTGTGCGTCTTGCCTGGTCACCTACTTACTCTGAAGCACTGTGTCGAGCAGGACTACTTCCCTGTGGATCAGGCCAATGTTCTAGAAGTGTTTGTGTCTCG AAACGGCAAAGTCTTAGCATCGTGTCCCAATGCTAGGGATGACCTTAAAGCTACACTGGAGAAAAGGATCTCTGCCTAG